The following are from one region of the Cytobacillus firmus genome:
- a CDS encoding MDR family MFS transporter → MPQGKRKVTKKPFVLASVMLAMFMGAIEATIVSTAMPAIVGDLGGFALYSWVFSAYLLMNAVTVLIYGKLSDLFGRKPVLTFGIIIFLIGSILCGFAESMTALIIFRLIQGFGAGAVMPIATTIVGDIYTKEERAQVQGYLSSVWGVSAIMGPAIGGLLVEFVSWRYVFWVNIPLGIMAIAGLWLFLHENVERKKHQIDYAGAVLLTVSISSLMFVLVEGGTNWAWNSIEAISLLSVSVIAFILFILQEKKAAEPMMPFNIWKEKPILIANLASLTTGVMLIGISSFLPAFVQGVMERSPIVAGFTLTTMSIGWPIASAAAGKLLLKIGFRSTSVIGGVFLIAGSIMFVTLTPEAGPVWAAAGSFLVGAGMGLTTTAFIVSIQSTVEWNQRGIATAANMFMRNLGNTIGAALLGGILNSQIKSYIQKNGEGIDASLSLDSANVLLNEGARNSMDAGIKEILQNGLTVSLHSVYYAVLLFAVISFLLVIALPKHEKEIAD, encoded by the coding sequence ATGCCTCAAGGTAAGAGGAAAGTGACAAAAAAGCCTTTTGTGCTGGCTTCAGTAATGCTTGCCATGTTTATGGGGGCCATTGAGGCGACCATAGTGTCAACCGCGATGCCTGCCATTGTCGGGGATTTAGGCGGATTTGCTTTATATAGCTGGGTGTTTTCAGCATATCTGTTAATGAATGCTGTGACTGTTTTGATTTACGGCAAGCTTTCTGACTTATTTGGGCGGAAGCCCGTTTTAACGTTCGGGATTATCATCTTTTTAATTGGTTCCATTTTATGCGGTTTTGCGGAATCAATGACTGCACTGATCATTTTCAGGTTAATCCAGGGTTTTGGTGCCGGAGCCGTCATGCCGATTGCAACAACCATTGTCGGAGATATTTATACAAAAGAGGAAAGGGCACAGGTGCAGGGTTATTTATCAAGCGTTTGGGGAGTTTCAGCTATCATGGGCCCGGCAATAGGCGGACTGCTGGTTGAATTCGTCAGCTGGCGGTATGTTTTTTGGGTTAACATTCCGCTTGGCATCATGGCTATTGCAGGTTTGTGGCTTTTCCTCCATGAAAATGTGGAAAGGAAAAAACACCAGATCGATTATGCCGGAGCTGTGCTATTAACTGTTTCCATTTCATCTCTCATGTTTGTGCTTGTGGAGGGAGGAACAAATTGGGCATGGAATTCCATTGAAGCCATCAGCCTATTATCGGTCAGTGTAATTGCCTTTATTTTATTTATCCTGCAGGAAAAAAAAGCTGCAGAACCAATGATGCCTTTTAATATATGGAAGGAGAAGCCGATATTAATTGCCAATTTGGCTTCCTTGACCACTGGTGTCATGCTTATAGGGATTTCAAGTTTTCTGCCTGCATTTGTACAGGGTGTCATGGAAAGATCTCCGATAGTAGCCGGCTTTACACTTACCACGATGTCTATTGGATGGCCGATTGCTTCTGCAGCGGCAGGCAAGCTGCTTTTAAAAATTGGTTTTAGAAGTACATCTGTCATAGGCGGAGTGTTTTTGATAGCGGGGAGTATTATGTTTGTTACCCTCACTCCCGAAGCGGGACCCGTATGGGCAGCAGCGGGGAGCTTTCTGGTCGGGGCAGGCATGGGCTTAACCACTACAGCTTTTATTGTATCCATTCAGAGTACAGTGGAATGGAATCAAAGGGGTATTGCCACTGCTGCCAATATGTTTATGAGAAATCTGGGCAACACCATAGGAGCAGCCTTGCTTGGCGGAATTTTAAACAGTCAGATCAAATCATATATACAGAAGAATGGTGAAGGCATAGACGCCAGCTTATCGTTAGATTCAGCAAATGTATTATTAAATGAAGGTGCGAGAAACAGCATGGATGCGGGAATAAAGGAAATTCTGCAGAATGGCCTTACCGTTTCACTTCATTCGGTGTATTATGCAGTACTCTTATTTGCCGTGATAAGCTTCTTATTGGTCATTGCACTGCCAAAACATGAAAAGGAAATCGCCGATTAG
- a CDS encoding MBL fold metallo-hydrolase encodes MAKPEKLAENLYLIDDYDLSLEKRTGTYVLTEQKLTLIETSASPSIPYILEGLSQLHFTPEEVDYIILTHIHLDHAGGTGVLLTHCPNAKVIVHPKGARHLADPSRLIAGAKAVYGDQFDGLFNPILPVPEEKIITKEHEEELEIGPICTLKFYHSPGHANHHFSIFHPALNGMFTGDTAGVFYPQLKELGIELYLPSTSPNQFSPVKMLESIDMYEKMDLEFIFFGHYGMSSNPKEVYRQIKDWLKIFMNAGEASVSGGGSINQQTHAAQAILEEKVKTYLDGKGVPSDHPVYEILSIDIAVCSMGLIDYLHKAN; translated from the coding sequence TTGGCAAAACCTGAAAAATTGGCCGAAAACCTATATTTAATTGACGATTATGACCTTTCATTGGAAAAACGTACCGGTACCTATGTTTTAACAGAACAAAAGCTGACTTTGATTGAAACCTCTGCCAGTCCCTCAATCCCCTACATTTTGGAAGGACTCAGCCAGCTTCACTTTACACCGGAGGAAGTTGATTATATCATCCTGACACATATTCATCTTGATCATGCCGGCGGCACAGGCGTATTATTAACCCATTGTCCAAACGCAAAGGTAATAGTCCACCCGAAAGGTGCCAGGCACTTAGCAGACCCTTCACGCTTGATTGCCGGTGCAAAAGCCGTTTATGGTGATCAATTCGATGGACTGTTTAATCCAATATTGCCTGTTCCAGAGGAGAAGATTATCACTAAAGAACATGAGGAAGAGCTTGAAATAGGTCCAATTTGCACTCTGAAATTTTATCATTCGCCCGGACACGCCAATCACCACTTCAGTATCTTTCACCCTGCCTTAAATGGAATGTTTACGGGAGATACTGCCGGTGTATTTTATCCGCAGTTGAAAGAGCTTGGGATTGAATTGTATCTGCCCTCGACTTCACCAAACCAATTCAGTCCAGTCAAAATGCTCGAATCCATTGACATGTACGAAAAAATGGACCTTGAATTTATTTTCTTTGGCCATTACGGCATGAGCTCAAACCCTAAAGAAGTCTACAGGCAAATAAAGGACTGGCTTAAGATTTTCATGAATGCTGGTGAAGCTTCGGTATCAGGAGGCGGTTCTATAAATCAACAGACACACGCAGCACAAGCCATCCTCGAAGAGAAAGTTAAAACTTATCTTGATGGCAAAGGCGTCCCATCTGACCATCCTGTATACGAAATTCTTTCTATAGACATCGCTGTCTGTTCGATGGGATTGATTGATTACCTGCATAAAGCAAACTGA
- a CDS encoding glutaredoxin family protein has product MEEIVLYTQPDCPPCEITKMFLNENGYAYTIKDIKKDAAAHKELTKQFGSFSTPTVVIGDTVIRGFDLEKLKSALGKE; this is encoded by the coding sequence TTGGAAGAAATTGTTTTATATACACAGCCGGATTGTCCGCCCTGTGAAATCACAAAGATGTTTTTGAATGAGAATGGATATGCCTATACAATTAAAGACATAAAAAAAGATGCCGCTGCACATAAAGAGCTGACAAAGCAGTTCGGCTCCTTTTCCACGCCAACTGTGGTTATCGGGGACACCGTCATTAGGGGATTTGACCTGGAAAAACTTAAATCAGCTCTGGGAAAAGAATAA
- a CDS encoding ABC transporter ATP-binding protein, with protein sequence METFKKLKQYYWPFKHYFIWSIFFLFIVTAITVVYPMILQVTIDEVVIGGNYGWIPYLALGFIAIMAVKGAATYIHQYTGDLFGITSVYKLRNVLYEKLQFLPFRYYDNAKTGDLMSRLTADVEGFRFFLSFGFSELIRFGLLILISMSVMFYYSIPLAIVTLITLPFLVVVTFRFDKAVHPAFRGIRKSFGHLNTKVQENISGINTVKSLSREDFEINKFNDSNSDYKDKYLFTSDIWAKYFPLMEFLGNLSVVLLLAYGGYLVMAGSLKPGELVAFYSLVWYIMWPIMNLGFIVNLFSQSKASGERLIEILEADNEIEDADTCLKAERLHGDVEFRNVTLRYSKDVNEALSDISFHAEPGKVIGLIGSTGSGKTSLTQLMTRFYEPVEGDVMIDGVNVQEYSLQSLRRNISFVLQESFLFSSSIKANIAFGKPDSTMEEIIEAAKRAQAHEFIMELPGQYDTVLGERGMGLSGGQKQRIAIARAICADPSILVLDDATSAVDMETEFRIQKALKEVMADRTTFIIAHRISSLKHADEILVLENGKVAERGTHEKLLKNNGPYQRIYDIQYQDRDKVLQSNAG encoded by the coding sequence ATGGAAACATTTAAAAAGTTAAAGCAATATTATTGGCCATTTAAACATTACTTTATTTGGTCCATATTTTTTCTGTTTATTGTGACAGCAATAACGGTTGTGTACCCAATGATCCTGCAGGTGACAATTGATGAAGTGGTCATTGGAGGGAATTATGGGTGGATCCCATATTTGGCTTTAGGTTTCATTGCCATAATGGCCGTAAAGGGGGCAGCGACTTATATTCATCAGTACACCGGTGATTTATTTGGAATCACATCGGTTTATAAGCTTAGAAATGTACTTTATGAAAAGCTGCAGTTTCTGCCTTTTAGATATTATGACAATGCCAAAACAGGCGATTTAATGTCCCGGCTGACTGCAGATGTCGAGGGATTCCGGTTCTTTCTTTCATTCGGATTTTCTGAACTCATTCGTTTTGGTTTATTGATCCTCATCAGTATGTCAGTTATGTTTTATTATTCTATTCCGCTGGCTATTGTCACACTGATTACGCTGCCTTTTCTGGTGGTAGTCACCTTTAGATTTGACAAAGCTGTACATCCCGCATTCCGGGGCATCCGAAAATCATTCGGGCACCTGAATACAAAGGTTCAAGAGAATATAAGCGGAATTAATACTGTGAAATCATTATCCCGGGAAGATTTTGAGATTAATAAATTCAATGACTCTAACAGTGATTATAAGGATAAATATCTTTTTACATCTGATATTTGGGCCAAATATTTTCCCTTAATGGAGTTTTTGGGCAATTTAAGTGTTGTACTGCTTCTGGCTTACGGCGGATATCTTGTTATGGCAGGCAGTTTGAAGCCAGGGGAACTTGTCGCTTTTTATAGCCTTGTCTGGTATATTATGTGGCCAATTATGAACCTGGGCTTCATCGTTAACCTATTTTCACAATCAAAAGCCTCCGGAGAGCGGCTCATTGAGATCCTGGAAGCAGATAATGAGATTGAGGATGCTGATACATGTCTAAAGGCAGAGCGTTTGCATGGTGATGTCGAATTCCGCAATGTTACCCTGAGGTACTCCAAGGATGTCAATGAAGCATTATCGGATATTTCATTTCATGCTGAGCCAGGAAAGGTGATTGGGTTAATCGGCTCTACAGGATCTGGGAAAACGAGCTTAACGCAGCTTATGACAAGATTTTACGAGCCGGTTGAAGGGGATGTAATGATTGATGGGGTAAATGTGCAGGAATACTCTCTTCAGTCTCTGAGAAGAAACATCAGCTTTGTTCTTCAGGAATCTTTTTTGTTTTCTTCTTCGATTAAAGCGAATATTGCATTTGGGAAGCCTGATTCAACCATGGAGGAAATTATTGAAGCTGCCAAACGTGCACAGGCTCATGAATTTATCATGGAGCTTCCTGGTCAATACGATACTGTTCTTGGCGAGAGGGGCATGGGGCTATCAGGCGGCCAGAAACAAAGGATTGCGATAGCAAGGGCAATTTGTGCAGATCCCAGCATTTTAGTTCTGGATGATGCAACAAGTGCTGTGGATATGGAAACCGAATTCAGAATACAAAAAGCTTTGAAGGAAGTAATGGCTGATCGAACTACGTTTATCATTGCCCATCGGATTTCATCCCTTAAGCATGCAGATGAAATACTTGTACTTGAGAACGGGAAAGTGGCTGAGCGAGGGACACATGAAAAGCTGCTAAAAAATAATGGCCCATATCAGCGGATTTACGATATTCAATATCAGGACCGGGATAAGGTTCTCCAATCAAATGCAGGCTAG
- a CDS encoding N-acetyldiaminopimelate deacetylase yields MVTNNPFVLLRRELHKIPELGFREFKTQQFLLDYLYSLPQDNLEIKTWKTGIFVKISGSNPSRMIGYRADIDGLPITEETGLPFKSEHSEQMHACGHDFHMSIALGLITKFIEERINDDLLFIFQPAEEGPGGAEPMLKSDIMKEWKPDMILALHIAPEYPVGTIALREGLLFANTSELFIDLKGKGGHAAYPHNTNDMIVAACTLVSQLQSIISRNVDPLDSAVVTIGKITGGTVQNIIAEKARLEGTIRTLSPESMKKVKSRIQALVKGIEVGYECEASIDYGSMYHQVYNEEILTREFMEFVRSSTDISVVECREAMTGEDFGYMLEEIPGFMFWLGVDSEYGLHHARLNPNENAIETAIELIAAYLKYKG; encoded by the coding sequence TTGGTCACAAACAATCCATTCGTTTTATTACGGCGGGAGCTGCATAAAATACCGGAGTTAGGGTTCCGTGAATTTAAAACACAGCAGTTTCTGTTAGATTACCTGTATTCTCTCCCTCAGGACAATTTGGAAATTAAAACTTGGAAAACGGGTATTTTTGTAAAAATCAGCGGAAGTAATCCTTCCAGGATGATTGGGTATCGTGCTGATATAGATGGCCTCCCAATTACAGAGGAGACAGGCCTGCCGTTTAAATCAGAGCATAGTGAGCAAATGCATGCCTGTGGACATGATTTTCATATGTCAATTGCACTTGGCTTAATAACGAAATTCATAGAAGAACGCATTAACGATGATTTGCTGTTTATTTTTCAGCCAGCTGAAGAAGGGCCTGGCGGGGCAGAACCCATGCTTAAATCTGACATAATGAAAGAATGGAAGCCTGATATGATATTGGCCCTGCATATTGCTCCGGAATATCCTGTCGGAACAATCGCATTGAGGGAAGGCTTGCTTTTTGCAAATACTTCGGAGCTATTTATTGATTTAAAGGGAAAAGGGGGACATGCCGCATATCCGCATAATACCAATGATATGATCGTGGCAGCATGTACCCTGGTCAGCCAGCTTCAATCCATCATTTCGAGGAACGTGGATCCCCTGGACAGCGCAGTCGTTACAATTGGAAAAATAACAGGTGGCACTGTTCAAAACATCATAGCTGAAAAAGCAAGGCTTGAAGGTACCATTCGCACTCTGTCTCCTGAATCAATGAAGAAGGTAAAAAGCAGAATTCAGGCACTTGTTAAAGGAATTGAAGTTGGGTATGAATGTGAAGCTTCCATCGACTATGGCAGCATGTATCATCAGGTTTACAATGAGGAGATCTTAACAAGAGAATTTATGGAGTTTGTCCGTTCCAGTACAGACATCAGCGTGGTTGAATGCCGTGAAGCCATGACAGGTGAGGACTTTGGCTATATGCTTGAAGAAATTCCGGGGTTCATGTTTTGGCTTGGGGTCGATTCAGAATATGGACTTCATCATGCCAGGCTGAATCCAAATGAAAATGCAATTGAAACCGCAATTGAATTGATTGCAGCATATTTAAAGTATAAAGGTTAA
- a CDS encoding ABC transporter ATP-binding protein has protein sequence MKKNKSKNDNVLNRFQYSADEVIEKPFNWKQMLRLFSYMEPYRKNLLPLSIIMVLINTAVRLIIPILIGVYTLDKALIEKDGKLLAVLVSLIAGLYTISYAANYFRIKWMNKLGQSVIYDLRKHLFTHVQTLSHRFFDQRSAGSILVRIMNDINSLQELFTNGVINLLMDLIMLAGIFIILFTLSPELTLAIMIILPIMFFISTSLRRNIRRSWQTVRLKQSKLNSHLNESIQGIRITQSFTQEKENMAFFDGVNTENFESWRVASQKNAMFRPLVEVTNALGTAVLIWFGAHLIQTGSISIGIFVSFAFYLGMFWEPISRLGMVYNQLLMGMASSERIFEFLDEKPIVSERENAVNLQEIEGKIEFENVTFSYDEKRTALNGVSLEIKAGQTAALVGHTGSGKTTIANLISRFYDPTGGTVKIDGYDLQDVSLSSLRKQISVVLQDTFIFSGTICDNIRFGRPDATDEEVVEAAKAVGAHGFIDKLSNGYETEVEERGNILSVGERQLLSFARALLADPRILILDEATASIDTETEMKIQQALKTLLKGRTAIIIAHRLSTIRESDQIFVLDHGNILEQGNHNELMNAKGEYFHLVKAQFNMLEAI, from the coding sequence TTGAAAAAAAATAAATCGAAAAATGACAATGTGTTAAACAGGTTCCAATACTCTGCTGACGAAGTAATCGAAAAGCCATTTAACTGGAAGCAGATGCTGCGCTTATTCAGTTATATGGAACCTTACAGGAAAAATTTACTCCCGCTCTCTATTATTATGGTATTAATTAATACAGCAGTCAGGCTGATCATTCCTATCCTAATCGGTGTGTATACATTAGATAAAGCGCTAATTGAAAAGGACGGAAAGTTGCTTGCTGTCCTTGTATCTTTGATTGCAGGCCTTTACACGATTTCATATGCTGCAAATTATTTCAGGATTAAATGGATGAATAAGCTCGGCCAAAGTGTTATTTATGATCTTCGAAAACATTTATTTACACACGTACAGACGCTTTCACATCGTTTTTTTGATCAGCGTTCGGCAGGTTCCATACTGGTGAGAATCATGAATGACATTAATTCGCTTCAGGAGCTTTTTACAAATGGAGTTATTAATCTTCTAATGGATTTGATCATGCTGGCAGGGATTTTTATTATTTTATTTACACTAAGTCCTGAACTGACTCTGGCAATAATGATCATCCTGCCCATCATGTTTTTTATTTCAACCAGTTTGCGGAGAAATATCCGCAGGTCCTGGCAAACTGTCCGGTTAAAACAATCCAAATTGAATTCTCACTTAAATGAGAGCATTCAGGGGATAAGGATTACCCAGTCTTTTACACAGGAAAAAGAGAATATGGCATTCTTTGATGGTGTGAATACAGAGAACTTTGAAAGCTGGAGGGTTGCCTCCCAGAAAAACGCTATGTTCAGGCCGCTGGTTGAAGTGACCAATGCCCTGGGTACCGCTGTACTGATTTGGTTTGGGGCCCATCTGATTCAAACCGGATCAATATCGATCGGCATATTTGTTTCTTTTGCCTTTTATTTAGGGATGTTTTGGGAGCCTATTTCCCGGCTTGGAATGGTATATAACCAGCTGCTCATGGGTATGGCTTCCTCTGAAAGAATTTTTGAATTTCTTGATGAGAAACCAATCGTATCTGAAAGGGAAAATGCTGTGAATTTGCAGGAGATAGAAGGCAAGATAGAATTTGAGAATGTCACTTTTTCTTACGATGAAAAAAGAACAGCCTTAAATGGAGTTTCCCTTGAGATAAAAGCAGGGCAGACAGCAGCGCTTGTCGGTCATACAGGATCTGGAAAAACAACGATAGCGAACTTAATCAGCCGTTTTTATGATCCCACAGGAGGTACTGTAAAAATAGATGGCTATGATTTACAGGATGTTTCTTTATCAAGTTTGCGCAAGCAAATCAGTGTCGTTCTTCAGGATACTTTCATATTTTCCGGCACAATCTGCGATAACATCCGTTTTGGCAGGCCTGATGCAACGGATGAAGAAGTAGTGGAAGCAGCCAAAGCTGTCGGTGCACATGGGTTCATTGATAAACTTTCAAATGGATATGAAACTGAAGTGGAGGAGAGAGGGAATATTTTATCGGTTGGAGAGAGGCAGCTGCTCTCCTTTGCCCGCGCCTTGCTTGCAGACCCGCGTATTCTTATACTTGATGAAGCTACTGCCAGTATCGATACAGAGACAGAGATGAAGATCCAGCAGGCATTAAAGACACTTTTGAAGGGCAGAACGGCCATAATTATCGCACACAGGCTGTCGACGATCCGGGAATCCGATCAAATCTTTGTGCTCGATCATGGAAATATTTTAGAGCAGGGGAATCATAACGAATTGATGAATGCAAAAGGTGAATATTTTCATTTGGTTAAGGCACAATTCAATATGCTTGAAGCAATTTAA
- a CDS encoding DUF3993 domain-containing protein, producing MYKHLTGIIITIAVMIAAIPSHTYAEGNTNKEEVYEFLQNAFQAQVELSGEERSMNEVEELLDPYFFEEAKNQFLKENLISEKGKYFTLGGDAAAYYIPFFTYSDNTKVVEENGKVYVYEYFQENHEGPVGYESHYEGILLEERGGNMKVAKFLGENIPGKIINKGEDGQEAAKQTSFKTPDTNWLNKPSYQLGFLLNPFDAMFRSGSMLLTDNQSIIGLFEQQDLNGQLAAN from the coding sequence ATGTACAAGCACCTAACAGGAATTATTATCACAATTGCAGTCATGATCGCAGCGATTCCTTCTCATACTTATGCGGAGGGAAATACTAATAAAGAAGAGGTATACGAATTCCTGCAGAATGCTTTTCAAGCCCAGGTTGAGCTTAGCGGGGAAGAGCGAAGCATGAATGAAGTGGAAGAATTGCTTGACCCATATTTTTTTGAAGAAGCTAAAAATCAGTTTCTGAAAGAAAATCTTATTTCAGAAAAAGGCAAATACTTTACCCTTGGAGGAGATGCAGCCGCATACTACATTCCATTTTTCACGTATTCAGATAATACAAAAGTTGTTGAAGAAAACGGTAAAGTATATGTGTATGAATATTTTCAGGAAAACCATGAAGGACCTGTGGGCTATGAGAGTCATTATGAGGGAATCTTGCTGGAAGAACGAGGCGGGAATATGAAAGTCGCCAAATTCCTGGGTGAAAATATTCCCGGGAAAATAATAAACAAAGGTGAGGACGGGCAAGAAGCGGCCAAGCAAACCTCTTTTAAAACTCCTGATACAAATTGGCTAAATAAGCCTTCCTATCAATTAGGATTCCTGTTAAATCCATTTGATGCCATGTTTCGGTCAGGAAGCATGCTTTTAACAGATAATCAAAGTATAATTGGTTTATTTGAACAGCAGGATCTGAACGGACAGCTGGCAGCCAATTAA
- the dapD gene encoding 2,3,4,5-tetrahydropyridine-2,6-dicarboxylate N-acetyltransferase produces the protein MKMMDANEIISFIQNSTKSTPVKVYIKGELEGIVFGASAKAFINGSTGVVFGEWSEISQAIEANQSKIEDYVIENDRRNSAIPLLDMKNIKARIEPGAIIRDQVEIGDNAVIMMGASINIGSVIGEGTMIDMNVVLGGRATVGKNCHIGAGTVLAGVIEPPSAKPVVVEDDVVIGANAVVLEGVTVGKGAVVAAGAIVIDDVPPYTVVAGTPARVIKEIDEKTKSKTEIKQELRQL, from the coding sequence ATGAAAATGATGGATGCAAATGAGATTATTTCTTTTATCCAGAACAGCACAAAATCCACACCTGTAAAGGTTTATATTAAAGGTGAATTAGAAGGAATCGTCTTCGGAGCCTCTGCAAAGGCCTTTATAAACGGCAGCACCGGGGTTGTGTTTGGTGAATGGTCTGAAATTAGCCAGGCAATTGAAGCAAACCAGTCAAAAATTGAAGATTATGTGATTGAAAATGACCGCAGAAACTCAGCGATTCCATTGCTTGATATGAAAAATATTAAAGCGCGCATTGAGCCGGGTGCCATCATCCGTGACCAGGTAGAAATCGGCGATAACGCTGTAATCATGATGGGTGCTTCCATTAATATCGGATCAGTGATTGGTGAAGGCACAATGATTGACATGAATGTTGTCCTTGGCGGAAGAGCTACAGTCGGCAAGAACTGTCATATTGGAGCAGGAACTGTATTGGCCGGCGTTATTGAGCCTCCTTCAGCAAAACCAGTCGTTGTAGAAGATGATGTAGTTATCGGAGCCAATGCGGTTGTACTCGAAGGTGTAACCGTCGGTAAGGGAGCTGTAGTTGCTGCAGGTGCTATTGTCATTGATGATGTGCCGCCATATACAGTGGTTGCAGGTACACCAGCTCGTGTGATTAAAGAGATTGATGAAAAAACTAAGTCCAAAACAGAAATTAAGCAAGAACTTCGCCAATTATAA
- a CDS encoding C39 family peptidase codes for MRNFLFISLLIPLLGCGHSEPASPVQETGMDSRELTAQIPINANKDQQKITARNAEATTGVKNRSVMIDVPLIRQNPELKYGCEVTSLTMVLQHAGVQVGKMDLYNAVKKDNDPLIRAKGDILKWGNPAEGFVGDMTGRNAGYAVFDKPIEELVNKYLPGRAVNLTGRDFNAVLMHVSKGYPAVVWTTGDYRLPDRWESWMHSGKTIKTPLDLHAVVLVGYDDQFVFLNDPLSGKKQVKVSKERFISSWKALQSRAVSYQ; via the coding sequence ATGAGGAACTTCCTATTTATATCCCTTCTTATTCCTTTGCTTGGCTGTGGACATTCAGAACCGGCCAGTCCTGTACAAGAGACAGGCATGGATTCAAGAGAGCTGACTGCCCAAATACCAATCAACGCAAATAAGGACCAGCAGAAAATAACAGCCCGAAATGCGGAAGCCACTACGGGTGTTAAAAACCGATCTGTCATGATTGATGTTCCACTAATCAGACAAAATCCCGAATTGAAGTATGGATGTGAAGTAACCAGCCTGACAATGGTTCTGCAGCATGCAGGTGTCCAAGTCGGGAAAATGGATTTGTACAATGCAGTAAAAAAAGATAATGATCCGCTGATTCGCGCAAAAGGTGATATTTTAAAATGGGGTAATCCTGCAGAAGGATTTGTGGGAGATATGACAGGGAGAAATGCCGGATACGCAGTTTTCGATAAACCAATTGAAGAATTGGTGAATAAATACCTGCCAGGAAGAGCCGTTAATTTAACCGGCAGGGATTTTAATGCAGTTCTCATGCATGTTTCCAAAGGATATCCTGCTGTCGTCTGGACGACAGGAGATTATAGGCTTCCTGACCGCTGGGAATCCTGGATGCACTCCGGCAAAACCATTAAAACTCCATTAGATCTTCATGCAGTCGTATTGGTAGGGTATGATGATCAGTTTGTTTTTCTAAACGACCCCCTCTCAGGGAAAAAACAGGTGAAAGTTTCAAAAGAACGATTTATTTCATCATGGAAAGCATTGCAGTCGAGAGCTGTAAGCTATCAATAG
- a CDS encoding LysR family transcriptional regulator produces the protein MSSLTEFHLLSVLAQEMNMRKAAERLFVSQPALSQRLVNIEKEWGNKLFLRSQKGLSLTPAGEIVIQFVNEVLAKEEKVRESINALNSEVHGTLKIAVASIVGQNWLPQVLKKFVSRYPQAKISLITGWSSEILKSLYDDQVHIGIIRGTPDWKGIKIPLFKDSLYLVDTEITRPEQVLETDRPFIQFKSDSNYYQEIQDWWLRQFKTSPKRTIVVDQIETCKQMTFNGIGYAILPAITLNGAEKNIFKIPLLDENNLPIKRDTWLLGYESAFQLKQVQAFVELIKEHIEEERQ, from the coding sequence ATGTCTTCACTTACAGAATTTCATCTTTTATCGGTGCTGGCACAGGAAATGAATATGAGAAAAGCGGCTGAGCGTTTATTTGTATCGCAGCCGGCGCTTTCACAGCGCCTTGTGAATATTGAAAAGGAATGGGGGAACAAGCTATTCCTCCGCTCCCAAAAGGGACTGTCTCTGACACCGGCAGGAGAAATTGTTATTCAATTCGTAAATGAAGTTCTGGCCAAAGAAGAAAAAGTGAGGGAGTCAATTAATGCCCTCAATTCGGAGGTTCATGGAACGTTAAAAATTGCAGTTGCTTCAATTGTCGGACAGAATTGGCTTCCACAGGTCCTTAAAAAGTTTGTCAGCCGCTATCCCCAGGCAAAAATTTCTCTGATCACCGGCTGGAGCAGTGAAATATTAAAATCTCTTTATGATGATCAGGTTCATATTGGAATTATCAGAGGGACTCCGGATTGGAAAGGGATTAAAATCCCTTTATTTAAGGACAGTCTTTATCTGGTTGACACAGAAATTACAAGACCGGAGCAGGTTCTTGAAACAGACCGGCCATTTATTCAATTTAAGAGTGATTCAAACTATTATCAGGAAATTCAGGACTGGTGGCTGCGGCAGTTCAAAACTTCTCCAAAAAGGACAATAGTAGTTGACCAAATTGAAACATGCAAGCAAATGACTTTCAATGGAATAGGGTACGCCATTCTCCCGGCCATTACGCTGAATGGTGCAGAGAAAAATATTTTCAAGATTCCGCTGCTTGATGAAAATAATTTGCCAATTAAGCGTGATACGTGGCTCCTGGGGTACGAATCTGCCTTTCAGCTCAAGCAGGTGCAGGCATTTGTTGAGTTAATAAAGGAGCATATTGAAGAAGAAAGACAATGA
- a CDS encoding YkuJ family protein: MSQLQGILTRLKSLQEQATGGEPMQRFFEVNGERKCQVTFHPKNETFELEVYNDKEKPKRYQFDNIDMITIEIFDLIQ, encoded by the coding sequence ATGTCACAGCTTCAAGGTATATTAACACGCTTAAAAAGCTTACAGGAACAAGCAACAGGCGGAGAGCCAATGCAAAGATTTTTCGAGGTGAATGGTGAAAGAAAATGCCAGGTAACTTTTCATCCGAAAAATGAAACATTTGAGCTGGAAGTATATAACGATAAAGAAAAGCCAAAAAGATATCAATTCGACAACATTGATATGATCACAATCGAAATTTTCGATTTGATTCAATAA